One genomic window of Micromonospora sp. WMMD1128 includes the following:
- a CDS encoding DUF5941 domain-containing protein, producing MGPAAGGATVGEEPLVAQWRRAGADDVRVAADLSELADLVAAATGPVLVSGVDLVAHTAVLRHLATSPVGPTVALVLTDPPADGRATVREERGQVVAVGDADATGVFGGALRVGVADLPALADAARAAAAPFGGVAAAGPSTGPFGGVEAAGPSTGPMGGAEAAGPATVVGGPLAAVDRLVAELAARGTLIFAHRVRLLVAHRVGDAAERADAEAAVAAVDEDRAELRLSVKERDDFFTTFFVSTWSPYVTKASARIGIGPTGVTMVSVAFAVAAAVLFGAGGRPALVAGAVLLYLGFVLDCVDGQLARYTRHFSAWGGWLDTMADRFKEYVVYAGLGFGATHAGFRYGWALALAAMTLQTVRHMTDTWYGALHDEAARRPKVVGGDAGGIGGKLNAASTRVQADTGSVSYWLKRTVVFPIGERWALIAVATALFGPLVALCAVLLWGALAFAYTGGLRTLRARWMRVPVLTTVDAGLHRDDGPLARVLPVARRPLVSAALGALASVALLVWAWWATRRDGTPPAWPVAVALVVLLVAALGARARHDGPLDWLVPAALRAAEYLFAIAVGVVGRAPVWLIFGYVLVLTLHHYDLTARLEKRQAAPPLHTATLGWEGRSLLLTAAAITGFVSFALATLTAYLFVVFVASVVLAWVVLPTRARGGARSPG from the coding sequence ATTGGACCGGCGGCGGGCGGGGCCACCGTAGGCGAAGAGCCGCTGGTCGCGCAGTGGCGGCGGGCCGGCGCGGACGACGTGCGGGTGGCCGCCGACCTGTCCGAGCTGGCCGATCTGGTGGCCGCCGCGACCGGCCCGGTGCTTGTCAGCGGTGTCGACCTGGTGGCGCACACGGCCGTACTCAGGCATCTCGCGACCAGCCCGGTCGGGCCGACGGTGGCGCTCGTGCTCACCGATCCGCCGGCCGACGGCCGGGCGACGGTGCGGGAGGAGCGCGGCCAGGTGGTCGCGGTCGGCGACGCGGACGCGACCGGCGTGTTCGGTGGCGCGCTGCGGGTCGGCGTGGCCGACCTGCCGGCGCTCGCCGACGCCGCCCGCGCAGCGGCTGCGCCGTTCGGCGGCGTCGCGGCGGCCGGGCCGTCGACCGGGCCCTTCGGCGGCGTCGAGGCGGCCGGACCTTCGACCGGGCCGATGGGCGGCGCCGAGGCGGCGGGGCCGGCGACCGTGGTCGGCGGGCCGCTCGCCGCGGTGGACCGGCTCGTGGCCGAACTCGCGGCCCGGGGCACGCTGATCTTCGCCCACCGGGTACGCCTGCTCGTGGCGCACCGGGTCGGCGACGCGGCCGAACGGGCGGACGCCGAGGCGGCGGTGGCGGCGGTCGACGAGGACCGGGCCGAGCTGAGGTTGTCGGTGAAGGAACGCGACGACTTTTTCACCACGTTCTTCGTCAGCACCTGGTCGCCGTACGTCACGAAGGCGTCGGCCCGGATCGGGATCGGGCCGACCGGGGTCACGATGGTCTCGGTGGCGTTCGCGGTGGCGGCGGCGGTGCTGTTCGGCGCGGGCGGGCGGCCCGCGCTGGTGGCCGGCGCGGTCCTGCTCTACCTGGGTTTCGTGCTCGACTGTGTGGACGGGCAGTTGGCCCGCTACACCCGGCACTTCAGCGCCTGGGGCGGCTGGCTGGACACGATGGCCGACCGGTTCAAGGAGTACGTGGTCTACGCCGGGCTCGGCTTCGGGGCCACGCACGCAGGGTTCCGCTACGGCTGGGCGTTGGCGCTTGCCGCGATGACGTTGCAGACCGTGCGGCACATGACCGACACCTGGTACGGCGCGCTGCACGACGAGGCGGCCCGGCGGCCGAAGGTGGTCGGCGGGGACGCGGGCGGGATCGGCGGGAAGTTGAACGCCGCGTCGACCCGGGTGCAGGCGGACACCGGCTCGGTGTCGTACTGGCTGAAGCGGACCGTGGTGTTCCCGATCGGTGAGCGGTGGGCGTTGATCGCGGTGGCGACCGCGCTGTTCGGGCCGCTCGTGGCGCTCTGCGCGGTGCTGCTCTGGGGCGCGCTGGCGTTCGCGTACACCGGGGGGTTGCGGACCTTGCGGGCGCGGTGGATGCGGGTGCCGGTGCTGACCACTGTCGACGCGGGTCTGCACCGTGACGACGGCCCGCTGGCCCGGGTGCTGCCGGTGGCGCGTCGGCCGCTGGTGTCGGCGGCGCTCGGCGCGCTGGCCTCGGTGGCGTTGCTGGTCTGGGCGTGGTGGGCGACCCGGCGGGACGGTACGCCGCCGGCCTGGCCGGTGGCCGTCGCCTTGGTGGTGCTGCTGGTCGCGGCGCTCGGCGCGCGGGCGCGGCACGACGGTCCGTTGGACTGGCTGGTGCCGGCCGCGTTGCGGGCCGCCGAGTATCTGTTCGCCATCGCGGTGGGGGTGGTCGGGCGGGCGCCGGTCTGGTTGATCTTCGGGTACGTGCTGGTGCTCACGCTGCACCACTACGACCTGACGGCGCGGTTGGAGAAGCGGCAGGCGGCCCCGCCGTTGCACACCGCCACGCTGGGCTGGGAGGGGCGTTCACTGCTGCTGACCGCAGCGGCAATTACCGGTTTTGTGAGCTTCGCTCTGGCTACACTTACTGCGTACCTTTTCGTGGTTTTTGTTGCGAGTGTGGTCCTCGCCTGGGTGGTCCTGCCGACCCGCGCCCGTGGGGGTGCGCGCTCGCCGGGCTGA
- a CDS encoding L-serine ammonia-lyase gives MISVFDLFSVGIGPSSSHTVGPMRAARTFVGGLKADGQLADVARVQAELFGSLGATGHGHGSDRAVLLGLEGESPEAVDTDEVGSRVARIRAERRLSLLGCQEIDFDPDRDLVLHRRRSLPYHPNGMTFAAFDADGNEVRARSYYSVGGGFVVDEAAAGADRIRPDNTPVRHPFRTGAELLDVTAETGLSISAVMLANELSWRGEADVRAGLLDIWRVMRECVENGCTRDGVLPGGLKVRRRAAELRRGLETESGPGDPLRAMDWVTLFALAVNEENAAGGRVVTAPTNGAAGIIPAVLHYYTRFVPGASEDGVVRFLLAAGAIGVLFKENASISGAEVGCQGEVGSACSMAAAGLAEAMGGTPEQVENAAEIGMEHNLGLTCDPVGGLVQIPCIERNAVASIKAITAARLALRGDGVHHVSLDKVIKTMRETGADMKVKYKETARGGLAVNVIEC, from the coding sequence ATGATCAGTGTTTTCGATCTTTTCAGTGTCGGTATCGGGCCGTCCAGCTCGCACACCGTCGGGCCGATGCGGGCCGCCCGTACGTTCGTGGGTGGCCTGAAGGCCGACGGGCAGCTCGCCGACGTCGCCCGGGTGCAGGCGGAGCTGTTCGGGTCGCTCGGCGCCACCGGCCACGGCCACGGCAGTGACCGGGCGGTGCTGCTCGGGCTGGAGGGTGAGTCGCCGGAGGCGGTCGACACCGACGAGGTCGGGTCGCGGGTGGCGCGGATCCGGGCCGAGCGGCGGCTCAGCCTGCTGGGCTGCCAGGAGATCGACTTCGACCCGGACCGGGATCTGGTGCTGCACCGCCGGCGCTCGCTGCCGTACCACCCGAACGGGATGACGTTCGCGGCCTTCGACGCGGACGGGAACGAGGTACGGGCGCGCAGCTACTACTCGGTCGGTGGCGGGTTCGTGGTGGACGAGGCGGCGGCCGGGGCGGACCGGATCAGGCCGGACAACACGCCGGTGCGGCATCCGTTCCGGACCGGGGCGGAACTCCTCGACGTCACCGCGGAGACCGGCCTGTCGATAAGTGCGGTGATGCTCGCCAACGAGCTGTCCTGGCGCGGCGAGGCGGACGTGCGCGCCGGGCTGCTGGACATCTGGCGGGTGATGCGGGAGTGCGTGGAGAACGGCTGCACCCGCGACGGCGTACTCCCCGGGGGGTTGAAGGTCCGTCGCCGCGCCGCCGAGCTGCGGCGCGGCCTGGAGACGGAGAGCGGCCCCGGCGATCCGCTGCGCGCGATGGACTGGGTGACGTTGTTCGCGCTCGCGGTCAACGAGGAGAACGCGGCCGGCGGTCGGGTGGTCACCGCGCCGACGAACGGCGCCGCCGGGATCATCCCGGCCGTGTTGCACTACTACACCCGGTTCGTGCCGGGGGCCTCCGAGGACGGGGTGGTCCGGTTCCTGCTGGCGGCCGGCGCGATCGGCGTGCTGTTCAAGGAGAACGCGTCGATCTCCGGTGCGGAGGTCGGTTGCCAGGGCGAGGTCGGTTCGGCGTGCTCGATGGCGGCGGCCGGGCTGGCCGAGGCGATGGGCGGCACGCCGGAGCAGGTGGAGAACGCCGCCGAGATCGGCATGGAGCACAACCTGGGGCTCACCTGCGACCCGGTCGGCGGGCTGGTGCAGATCCCGTGCATCGAGCGGAACGCGGTGGCGAGCATCAAGGCGATCACGGCGGCGCGGCTGGCGTTGCGCGGTGACGGGGTGCACCACGTGTCGCTGGACAAGGTGATCAAGACGATGCGGGAGACCGGCGCGGACATGAAGGTCAAGTACAAGGAGACGGCGCGGGGCGGGCTCGCGGTCAACGTGATCGAGTGCTGA
- a CDS encoding ABC transporter ATP-binding protein: protein MAAIIEADGLGIRFVRNRRRQLRLRELLIHRGARDPDAGRFWPLRDLSFRVEPGETVGVVGRNGTGKSTLLRLIAGVLIPDEGAIRVHGRVAPLLELSAGFSGDLTGRENLYLVGGLHGLSSAYLRRHFDEIVAFAGEQVERAIDTSVRHYSSGMKVRLGFAVITHLPHPVLLVDEVTAVGDAEFRAKCYATIERLLAEGRTLVLVSHNDKDLTRFCSRGLYLDAGRLTVDGTIDEALRAYADAAQR, encoded by the coding sequence GTGGCGGCGATCATCGAGGCGGACGGGCTCGGCATCCGGTTCGTCCGCAACCGCCGCCGCCAGCTCCGGCTGCGGGAACTGCTCATCCACCGGGGGGCCCGCGACCCGGACGCCGGCCGGTTCTGGCCGCTGCGGGACCTGTCGTTCCGGGTCGAGCCGGGCGAGACGGTCGGTGTGGTGGGGCGCAACGGCACCGGCAAGAGCACGCTGCTGCGGTTGATCGCCGGCGTGCTGATCCCGGACGAGGGCGCGATCCGGGTGCACGGCCGGGTCGCGCCGCTGCTGGAACTGTCCGCCGGGTTCTCCGGCGACCTGACCGGGCGGGAGAACCTCTACCTCGTGGGCGGGCTGCACGGGCTCTCCTCCGCGTACCTGCGCCGGCACTTCGACGAGATCGTCGCGTTCGCCGGTGAGCAGGTGGAACGCGCCATCGACACGTCGGTGCGGCACTACTCGTCGGGGATGAAGGTGCGGCTGGGCTTCGCGGTGATCACGCACCTGCCGCACCCGGTGCTGTTGGTCGACGAGGTGACCGCGGTCGGGGACGCGGAGTTCCGCGCCAAGTGCTATGCGACCATCGAGCGACTTCTCGCGGAAGGGCGCACGCTGGTGCTGGTGTCACACAACGACAAGGACCTCACCCGGTTCTGCAGTCGGGGGCTCTACCTCGACGCCGGACGGTTGACCGTCGACGGGACGATCGACGAGGCGTTGCGCGCCTACGCCGACGCGGCGCAGCGGTGA
- a CDS encoding acyl-CoA dehydrogenase family protein, with translation MTALDLLDVDASLSEEERQIRAVVRQLVTDRVRPHVAGWYEDGDVPARELAREFGKLGLLGMHLTGYGCAGASAVAYGLACLELEAGDSGVRSLVSVQGSLAMYAIWRFGSEEQKQRWLPAMATGDAIGCFGLTEPDHGSDPASMATRARRDGDDWILTGGKMWITNAPIADVAVIWARTDSGVRGFVVPMDTPGVTAREIRRKMSLRASLTGEIALDDVRLPADAQLPDAAGLKAPLSCLTEARHGIVWGALGAARDCLETALSYATTRTQFGRPLAGFQLTQAKLADMAVEWNKGLLLALHLGRLADAGALRPEQVSVGKLNNVREALDIARQCRTILGANGVSGDYPVMRHANNLESVLTYEGTSEIHQLVIGQRLTGLSAFS, from the coding sequence GTGACCGCTCTCGACCTGCTCGACGTCGACGCGTCACTGAGCGAGGAGGAGCGGCAGATCCGCGCCGTCGTGCGCCAGCTCGTGACCGACCGGGTACGCCCGCACGTCGCCGGCTGGTATGAGGACGGCGACGTGCCGGCCCGCGAGCTGGCCCGCGAGTTCGGCAAGCTCGGCCTGCTCGGCATGCACCTGACCGGGTACGGCTGCGCCGGCGCGTCCGCCGTCGCGTACGGGCTGGCCTGCCTGGAGTTGGAGGCCGGCGACTCCGGTGTCCGCTCGCTGGTGTCGGTGCAGGGCTCGCTCGCCATGTACGCGATCTGGCGCTTCGGCAGCGAGGAGCAGAAGCAACGCTGGCTGCCGGCCATGGCGACCGGCGACGCGATCGGCTGCTTCGGCCTGACCGAGCCGGACCACGGCTCCGACCCGGCGTCGATGGCCACCCGGGCGCGCCGGGACGGCGACGACTGGATCCTCACCGGCGGCAAGATGTGGATCACGAACGCGCCGATCGCCGACGTCGCCGTGATCTGGGCCCGCACCGACTCCGGCGTGCGGGGTTTTGTCGTACCCATGGACACGCCGGGTGTGACGGCGCGCGAGATCCGGCGGAAGATGTCCCTCCGTGCCTCGCTCACCGGCGAGATCGCGCTCGACGACGTGCGGCTGCCGGCGGACGCGCAACTGCCCGACGCGGCCGGGCTGAAAGCGCCGCTGAGCTGCCTGACCGAGGCCCGGCACGGCATCGTCTGGGGCGCGCTCGGCGCGGCCCGCGACTGCCTGGAAACCGCCTTGTCGTACGCGACCACCCGAACCCAGTTCGGTCGGCCGCTCGCCGGCTTCCAGCTCACCCAGGCCAAGCTCGCCGACATGGCGGTGGAGTGGAACAAGGGGCTGCTGCTGGCGCTGCACCTGGGCCGGCTCGCCGACGCCGGGGCGCTGCGGCCCGAGCAGGTGAGCGTGGGCAAGCTGAACAACGTGCGGGAGGCGCTCGACATCGCCCGGCAGTGCCGCACCATTCTCGGCGCGAACGGCGTCTCGGGGGACTACCCGGTGATGCGGCACGCCAACAATCTGGAGAGCGTGCTCACCTACGAGGGCACCTCGGAAATCCACCAGCTCGTCATCGGTCAGCGGCTGACCGGCCTCTCCGCCTTCTCCTGA
- a CDS encoding DUF4230 domain-containing protein — MARDGDINQPTREFPEYPTSESLHDRAEPPVGPEPGAPPPPAGSPARGLLWVLGVAALAVVVLLGVQATNLLPDFRNPFAKEQTDRSQPPLLKSIRDLSRYVAAEGNFQVVVDVQKDRRNVPDFLLNERTLFVGAGRVEAYVDFAKIGDGAVVASEDGKSVEIKLPAPQLGETDLDMDKSYVFEEQRGLINRLNDLVAGDPNRQQQIYKLAEDRITSAARDSGMAARAEENTRKMLEGLLRSLGYEKVTVTYTAP, encoded by the coding sequence ATGGCCCGCGATGGTGACATCAACCAGCCCACCAGGGAGTTTCCGGAATACCCCACCAGCGAGTCCCTGCACGACCGGGCGGAGCCGCCGGTCGGGCCGGAGCCGGGCGCCCCGCCGCCCCCGGCCGGCAGCCCCGCGCGCGGCCTGCTCTGGGTGCTCGGCGTGGCCGCGCTGGCGGTGGTGGTGCTGCTCGGCGTGCAGGCGACAAACCTGCTGCCCGACTTCCGCAACCCGTTCGCCAAGGAGCAGACCGACCGCAGCCAGCCGCCGCTGCTCAAGTCGATCCGCGACCTGAGCCGCTACGTCGCCGCGGAAGGCAACTTCCAGGTGGTGGTCGACGTGCAGAAGGACCGGCGCAACGTGCCCGACTTCCTGCTCAACGAGCGCACGCTCTTCGTCGGGGCGGGCCGGGTCGAGGCGTACGTCGACTTCGCGAAGATTGGCGACGGGGCCGTGGTGGCCTCCGAGGACGGCAAGTCCGTCGAGATCAAGCTCCCCGCGCCGCAGCTCGGCGAGACCGACCTGGACATGGACAAGAGCTACGTCTTCGAGGAGCAGCGCGGCCTGATCAACCGGCTCAACGACCTGGTGGCGGGCGACCCCAACCGGCAGCAGCAGATCTACAAGCTGGCCGAGGACCGCATCACCTCGGCCGCCCGGGACAGCGGCATGGCCGCCCGGGCCGAGGAGAACACCCGCAAGATGCTGGAGGGGCTGCTGCGCTCCCTCGGGTACGAGAAGGTCACCGTCACCTATACGGCCCCCTGA
- a CDS encoding bifunctional glycosyltransferase family 2 protein/CDP-glycerol:glycerophosphate glycerophosphotransferase gives MTLISFVVPAYRVQGYLRECLDSILGQSFGDIEVIGVDDASPDDSGEILAEYADRDPRVQAVRLTENIGLGPARNVGLDRASGDYVWFVDGDDWLVPGCLPHVADRLRDTRPDVLIVDHVRAHWNNVGTRSAMRDVFPDPPGAATFALPERPETLRLLHTAWNRLVRREFLVERGLRFAPGWYEDVSFSYPALMAAERIGVLDRICLHYRQRRTGAITRTRGDRHFEVFAQWHRVFALIDTWGMDELRPAIFERMIWHYLTVLGNGARIAPELRAPFFAQMHADYLQFRPPAGYPVPPGVEGLKHRLVAAGRWRTFSALRGAHQTGETARRTAGRVRRRLVPVVRRARDGALLEYYRAELHRPIDPTLAVYAAYWYRGYSCNPAAVYEAARRLAPQVRGVWIVRRDRVAALPAGVEYVVAGTRECYRVLARARWLVNNVNFPDFVRKRPGSVHVQTHHGTPVKVMGLDQQRYPVGATGMNFAGLLRRVDRWDYSVTSNSFSTQMWERAYPADYTTLEVGYPRNDRLARATVEECRRVRAALGLGAEEYVVLYAPTHREHLPGWRPPFDPDRLLDVLGPNGRLLMRSHYFHDRERLPHGPAAGRVLDVSAHDRVEDLYLAADVLVTDYSSAMFDYAVLDRPIVVYAPDWDAYRVARGVYFDLLAEPPGAVATDFPGLLDLFRAGAVRAGTAERARAAFRARFCALDDGQAAERVVRRVFLDEPA, from the coding sequence ATGACCTTGATCAGCTTCGTCGTGCCGGCCTACCGGGTGCAGGGCTACCTGCGGGAATGCCTGGACTCGATCCTCGGCCAATCGTTCGGCGACATCGAGGTCATCGGGGTGGACGACGCCTCACCCGACGACAGCGGCGAGATCCTGGCCGAGTACGCGGACCGCGACCCCCGGGTCCAAGCGGTCCGGCTCACCGAGAACATCGGGCTCGGTCCGGCCCGCAACGTCGGGCTGGACCGAGCCTCCGGTGACTACGTGTGGTTCGTCGACGGGGACGACTGGCTGGTGCCCGGCTGCCTGCCGCACGTCGCCGACCGGCTCCGCGACACCCGCCCGGACGTGCTGATCGTGGATCACGTCCGGGCGCACTGGAACAACGTCGGCACCCGCAGCGCCATGCGCGACGTGTTCCCTGACCCGCCCGGCGCGGCGACGTTCGCGCTGCCGGAGCGGCCGGAGACGCTGCGGCTGCTGCACACCGCCTGGAACCGGCTGGTCCGCCGGGAGTTCCTGGTCGAGCGCGGGCTCCGCTTCGCCCCCGGATGGTACGAGGACGTGTCGTTCAGCTATCCGGCGCTGATGGCCGCCGAGCGGATCGGGGTGCTGGACCGGATCTGTCTCCACTACCGGCAGCGGCGGACCGGCGCGATCACCCGCACCCGGGGCGACCGGCACTTCGAGGTCTTCGCCCAGTGGCACCGCGTGTTCGCGCTGATCGACACATGGGGGATGGACGAGCTGCGGCCGGCGATCTTCGAGCGGATGATCTGGCACTACCTGACCGTGCTCGGCAACGGCGCGCGGATCGCGCCCGAGCTGCGGGCGCCGTTCTTCGCCCAGATGCACGCCGACTACCTCCAGTTCCGGCCGCCGGCGGGCTATCCGGTCCCACCCGGGGTGGAGGGGCTGAAGCACCGGCTGGTGGCGGCCGGCCGGTGGCGGACGTTCAGCGCGTTGCGCGGCGCGCACCAGACCGGGGAGACCGCCCGGCGGACGGCGGGCCGGGTCCGGCGGCGGTTGGTGCCGGTGGTGCGGCGGGCGCGGGACGGCGCGTTGCTCGAGTACTACCGGGCCGAGCTGCACCGGCCGATCGATCCGACGCTGGCGGTGTACGCGGCGTACTGGTACCGGGGTTACTCGTGCAACCCGGCGGCCGTCTACGAGGCGGCCCGCCGGCTCGCCCCGCAGGTGCGCGGCGTCTGGATCGTCCGGCGGGACCGGGTGGCCGCGCTGCCGGCGGGCGTGGAGTACGTCGTCGCCGGCACCCGCGAGTGTTACCGGGTGCTGGCCCGGGCCCGCTGGCTGGTCAACAACGTCAACTTTCCGGACTTCGTCCGCAAGCGCCCCGGCTCGGTGCACGTGCAGACCCACCACGGCACGCCGGTGAAGGTGATGGGGCTGGACCAGCAGCGCTACCCGGTGGGCGCGACGGGCATGAACTTCGCCGGCCTGCTGCGCCGGGTGGACCGCTGGGACTACAGCGTCACCTCGAACAGCTTCTCCACCCAGATGTGGGAGCGGGCGTACCCGGCCGACTACACCACGCTTGAGGTCGGCTACCCGCGTAACGACCGGCTGGCCCGCGCCACCGTCGAGGAGTGCCGCCGGGTCCGTGCCGCGCTGGGCCTCGGGGCGGAGGAGTACGTGGTGCTCTACGCGCCCACCCACCGGGAGCACCTGCCCGGCTGGCGGCCACCGTTCGACCCGGACCGGCTGCTCGACGTGCTCGGGCCGAACGGGCGGCTGTTGATGCGTAGCCACTACTTCCACGACCGGGAGCGGCTGCCGCACGGGCCGGCGGCGGGCCGGGTGCTCGACGTCAGCGCCCACGATCGGGTCGAGGACCTGTATCTGGCCGCGGACGTGCTCGTCACCGACTATTCCTCGGCGATGTTCGACTACGCCGTGCTGGATCGGCCGATCGTGGTGTACGCCCCGGACTGGGACGCGTACCGGGTGGCCCGGGGCGTCTACTTCGACCTGCTGGCCGAGCCGCCGGGCGCGGTCGCGACGGACTTCCCCGGGCTGCTGGACCTCTTCCGAGCCGGCGCGGTGCGGGCCGGAACCGCCGAGCGGGCGCGGGCGGCGTTCCGGGCCCGGTTCTGCGCGCTCGACGACGGGCAGGCCGCCGAGCGGGTGGTACGCCGGGTGTTTCTCGACGAACCGGCATGA
- a CDS encoding PspC domain-containing protein: MSRKLVRPREGRMIAGVCAGLAQRFGMSAGMVRLLFLLSLLLPGTQVIIYLILWVLMPNEDRYLATR; this comes from the coding sequence ATGAGTCGCAAACTGGTCCGGCCCCGCGAGGGGCGCATGATCGCCGGCGTCTGCGCCGGCCTGGCGCAGCGGTTCGGCATGTCGGCCGGGATGGTCCGGCTGCTGTTCCTGCTGTCGCTGCTGCTGCCCGGCACCCAGGTGATCATCTACCTGATCCTGTGGGTGCTGATGCCGAACGAGGACCGCTACCTCGCCACCCGCTGA
- a CDS encoding ABC transporter ATP-binding protein produces the protein MSTVALKDVTKVFQDGTIAVDTINLDVNDGEFMVLLGPSGCGKSTVLRMVAGLEDPTSGAVLLDGELANDLPPRDRKIAMVFQDFALYPHMTVGDNIGFPLRLSGVEPGSRGERIQDVAGALGIGDVLARKPSQLSGGQRQRVAMGRAIVRRPGLFLMDEPLSNLDSGLRAELRAEISGLTRELGVTTIYVTHDQAEALTMADRVAIMRKGVLQDVGTPTQVYGRPATLYVAAFLGSPRMNLLEASVYVHLDRYIALNLGEQSLYLPWDDIRSRAVAHYHGERIVVGLRAEALTPVAPDTAGDVLHGRIRYLEHHGHESLAFLDIGATAIVVDEMGTPVERTAPGQRSLRRFGQVMQRLTGRAAESVAPEPAPNGGGGGNRTSVLPDPGRHHRRPAELAVRLAPYPQVSSGHPLAVQVRMDALHFFDERGDRIDVGWR, from the coding sequence GTGAGCACCGTCGCGCTCAAAGATGTCACCAAGGTGTTCCAAGACGGGACGATCGCGGTAGACACCATAAATCTGGACGTCAACGATGGTGAGTTCATGGTCCTGCTCGGCCCCTCGGGCTGCGGCAAGTCCACCGTGCTGCGGATGGTGGCCGGGCTTGAGGATCCGACCTCGGGCGCGGTCCTGCTCGACGGCGAGCTCGCCAATGATCTACCACCGCGGGACCGGAAGATCGCCATGGTCTTCCAGGATTTCGCGCTCTATCCGCACATGACAGTCGGCGACAACATCGGATTTCCGCTGCGCCTGAGCGGCGTCGAGCCGGGATCACGCGGCGAGCGGATCCAGGACGTGGCGGGCGCGCTTGGCATCGGCGACGTGCTCGCGCGCAAGCCGAGCCAGCTCTCCGGCGGCCAGCGGCAGCGGGTGGCCATGGGCCGGGCCATCGTGCGCCGGCCCGGCCTCTTCCTGATGGACGAGCCGCTGTCGAACCTCGACAGCGGCCTCCGTGCCGAGCTGCGGGCGGAGATCTCCGGGCTCACCCGGGAGCTGGGCGTCACCACCATCTACGTCACCCACGACCAGGCCGAGGCGCTCACCATGGCCGACCGGGTCGCCATCATGCGCAAGGGCGTGCTCCAGGACGTGGGCACCCCGACCCAGGTGTACGGGCGACCGGCGACGCTCTACGTCGCCGCGTTCCTCGGCAGCCCCCGGATGAACCTGCTGGAGGCGTCGGTCTATGTCCACCTCGACCGGTACATCGCGCTGAATCTCGGTGAGCAGTCGCTCTACCTGCCCTGGGACGACATCCGCAGCCGCGCCGTGGCGCATTACCACGGCGAGCGGATCGTGGTCGGCCTGCGCGCCGAGGCGCTGACCCCGGTGGCCCCCGACACGGCCGGCGACGTGCTGCACGGCCGGATCCGCTACCTGGAGCACCACGGCCACGAGTCACTTGCCTTCCTCGACATCGGCGCCACCGCGATCGTGGTCGACGAGATGGGCACCCCGGTCGAGCGGACCGCGCCCGGCCAGCGCAGCCTGCGCCGGTTCGGCCAGGTGATGCAGCGGCTCACCGGACGGGCGGCGGAGTCCGTCGCGCCGGAGCCCGCCCCGAACGGCGGGGGCGGCGGCAACCGCACGAGCGTGCTGCCCGACCCGGGCCGGCACCACCGCCGCCCGGCGGAGCTGGCGGTGCGGCTCGCGCCCTACCCGCAGGTGTCGTCCGGGCACCCGCTGGCGGTGCAGGTGCGGATGGACGCGCTGCACTTCTTCGACGAGCGCGGCGACCGCATCGACGTCGGCTGGAGGTGA
- a CDS encoding ABC transporter permease yields the protein MTSGVAALWSARTSLRILVRRDLAVKYQQSVLGYLWSLIEPLGMGLIYWFVFGVLYSGATRRHLGEAAGSYPLFLITGIFAWMWASSALTEAANALTGQARLITTMNLPRPIFPIGRVAGRFAEYLAGLPILVAIAALYAAQGKIHPGWSLLALPLAVSVQFVLLVGLALLLSAGNVLMRDIERTMRLVIRLLFYATPIIYPFNLVRDSGMPGWLKLGYELNPLVGIFQLHHAVWYPDEFPDARLLTVTVAGSVLVFVLGWWAFRRLEPAVLKEL from the coding sequence GTGACGTCAGGCGTCGCGGCGCTCTGGTCCGCCCGCACCTCGCTGCGCATCCTGGTCCGGCGGGATCTCGCGGTGAAGTACCAGCAGTCGGTGCTGGGTTACCTCTGGTCGCTCATCGAACCGCTCGGCATGGGCCTGATCTACTGGTTCGTCTTCGGCGTGCTCTATTCCGGGGCGACCCGGCGGCACCTGGGGGAGGCGGCCGGCTCGTACCCGCTGTTCCTGATCACCGGGATCTTCGCCTGGATGTGGGCCAGCTCGGCGTTGACCGAGGCGGCGAACGCGCTCACCGGACAGGCCCGGCTGATCACCACGATGAACCTGCCCCGGCCGATCTTCCCGATCGGCCGGGTCGCCGGCCGTTTCGCCGAGTACCTGGCCGGCCTGCCGATCCTGGTCGCCATCGCGGCGCTCTACGCGGCCCAGGGGAAGATCCACCCGGGCTGGAGCCTGCTCGCGTTGCCGCTGGCGGTGAGCGTGCAGTTCGTGCTGCTCGTCGGACTGGCCCTGCTGCTGTCGGCGGGCAACGTGCTGATGCGCGACATCGAGCGGACCATGCGGCTGGTCATCCGGCTGCTGTTCTACGCCACTCCGATCATCTATCCGTTCAACCTGGTCCGTGACTCCGGCATGCCGGGCTGGCTCAAGCTCGGGTACGAGCTGAACCCGCTGGTCGGGATCTTCCAACTGCATCACGCGGTCTGGTATCCGGACGAGTTCCCGGACGCCCGGCTGCTCACCGTGACCGTGGCGGGCAGCGTGCTGGTGTTCGTGCTCGGCTGGTGGGCGTTCCGCCGGCTGGAACCGGCCGTGCTGAAGGAACTCTGA